A window of the Sporosarcina sp. FSL K6-2383 genome harbors these coding sequences:
- a CDS encoding aminotransferase class I/II-fold pyridoxal phosphate-dependent enzyme has translation MKIEPSLKMSIFEPAIFGDLKVAAEAKKSTGAEVVDLSLGSPDLPPDEKVRSVLSERSALATTYGYTLSGTKRFNEAVANYYERRSGVTLNPDTEIIQTMGSQEGLVHLPFALCNEGDIVLTTNPAYVAYDAGIKLAGAVPYYMPLRAENRFLPNLDDVPEDVARKAKLLILNLPGNPVPALPDATFFDKVVAFAKKYNVPVLHDAAYSEYYFEGDSPSSFLSTPGAMEVGMEINSLSKSFSLAGARIAYIVGNAEMISIIKQLKSNLDYGIFGPIQEAAATALDNAEEITDRLRKEFSRRHKVLMNGLAEIGWSVTPSNGGMFVWAKYPFDLDDKEFVFKAIEQCGVVMVPGSIFGTEGARFVRLALVQKVGELQKAIEQLSTLNVSIGK, from the coding sequence TTGAAGATTGAACCTTCGTTAAAAATGTCTATCTTTGAACCAGCTATTTTTGGAGATTTAAAAGTAGCTGCCGAAGCAAAAAAATCGACAGGCGCTGAAGTGGTTGATTTAAGCCTCGGAAGTCCAGATCTTCCTCCAGATGAAAAGGTGAGAAGTGTTTTATCAGAACGGAGCGCTTTGGCGACTACATATGGCTATACACTGAGTGGCACAAAACGTTTTAATGAAGCTGTGGCAAATTATTACGAACGGCGCTCAGGTGTTACACTTAACCCGGACACAGAAATCATTCAAACAATGGGATCGCAAGAGGGACTTGTTCATTTACCTTTCGCCCTTTGCAATGAAGGGGATATCGTATTGACAACAAATCCGGCTTATGTCGCATATGATGCAGGTATTAAGCTCGCAGGCGCTGTGCCTTATTACATGCCATTGCGTGCGGAAAACAGATTTTTACCAAATTTAGATGATGTACCAGAAGACGTTGCGCGAAAAGCGAAATTACTCATTTTGAATTTGCCGGGTAATCCTGTTCCGGCTTTACCTGATGCAACGTTTTTCGATAAAGTCGTTGCATTTGCTAAGAAGTACAACGTACCTGTCCTCCATGATGCCGCTTATTCGGAATATTATTTTGAGGGCGACTCGCCAAGTAGTTTCCTATCGACACCAGGGGCAATGGAAGTCGGCATGGAAATTAATTCATTATCGAAAAGTTTTAGTCTAGCAGGTGCTCGCATCGCTTATATTGTTGGTAATGCAGAGATGATTAGTATTATTAAGCAGCTGAAATCGAATTTGGATTATGGGATATTTGGACCGATTCAAGAGGCAGCGGCAACTGCGTTGGACAATGCCGAGGAAATTACGGATCGTTTGCGTAAGGAGTTTTCACGGCGTCATAAGGTGTTAATGAATGGGTTAGCTGAAATTGGCTGGTCAGTGACACCTTCAAACGGGGGCATGTTTGTCTGGGCAAAATATCCGTTTGATTTGGACGATAAAGAATTTGTTTTCAAAGCTATCGAACAATGTGGTGTTGTCATGGTTCCGGGAAGTATCTTTGGTACGGAAGGTGCTCGATTTGTGCGGTTAGCACTTGTGCAAAAGGTCGGGGAATTACAAAAGGCAATTGAACAATTGAGTACATTAAATGTTTCCATAGGGAAGTAA
- a CDS encoding ABC transporter ATP-binding protein — translation MDKKQVSLKPFFSLILSTGIPKLALAVGLTAGVLTTLAGLVVPLLTKNLVDGFSVASLSVPIMIAIGIAFILQAVIDGVSIYLLSYVGQKVVARLREKMWTKLIRLPVSHFDKESSGETVSRVVNDTGIVKELITQHFPQFITGIISIIGAVIILLVMDWKMTLIMLISVPITVAIMIPLGTRMAKISRGLQDETAVFTGHIQQTLGEIRLMKASNAELNEEVSGKAGIEKLFKFGLKEARITALIAPFMYLVVMVVIVMIIGYGGMRVASGTMSTGELVAFLLYLFQIIFPITSFAMFFTQLQKAKGATERIIDILELPLEEGQDGLAMDIAGKPVQVVNVSFAYEEDEPVIGNVSFEAQPGEMIAFAGPSGGGKTTMFGLLERFYEPTAGEIRIGDTPIKELSMTSWRSQIGYVSQESAMMAGTIRENLCYGLEDGASISDERLWEVTEMAYADEFIKGFTMGLDTEVGERGVKLSGGQRQRIAIARAFLRDPKILMMDEATASLDSQSEGVVQDALTRLMEGRTTFVIAHRLSTIVDADKIIFIENGQVTGSGTHQELTQSHALYREFAEQQLA, via the coding sequence ATGGACAAAAAACAAGTCAGCTTAAAGCCGTTTTTCTCTCTTATTTTATCCACAGGCATTCCAAAGCTTGCTTTAGCTGTCGGTTTAACAGCAGGTGTGCTGACGACACTTGCAGGTTTGGTCGTACCGTTGTTAACGAAAAATCTAGTAGATGGTTTTTCAGTAGCTTCACTAAGTGTCCCGATTATGATTGCGATTGGGATAGCGTTTATTCTCCAAGCAGTGATAGATGGGGTATCTATTTATTTACTCAGTTATGTAGGGCAAAAAGTAGTGGCAAGGTTACGTGAAAAAATGTGGACCAAGCTCATTCGTTTGCCTGTTAGTCATTTCGATAAAGAATCGAGCGGCGAAACGGTTAGCCGTGTTGTCAATGATACGGGAATTGTGAAAGAACTGATTACGCAACATTTTCCGCAATTCATTACGGGTATCATCTCGATTATTGGTGCAGTGATTATTTTACTTGTTATGGACTGGAAGATGACGCTGATCATGTTAATCTCAGTGCCGATTACAGTTGCTATTATGATTCCACTGGGGACTAGAATGGCGAAAATTTCTCGTGGGTTACAGGATGAAACTGCTGTATTTACAGGTCATATTCAACAAACCCTTGGTGAGATTCGTTTAATGAAGGCCTCTAATGCTGAATTAAATGAAGAGGTGAGTGGTAAAGCTGGCATTGAGAAATTATTCAAGTTTGGTTTGAAGGAAGCACGTATTACTGCGTTGATTGCTCCTTTTATGTATTTAGTTGTCATGGTCGTGATTGTCATGATTATCGGCTATGGGGGTATGCGTGTGGCGAGCGGCACGATGTCAACAGGTGAACTTGTTGCCTTCCTGCTCTACCTATTCCAAATTATTTTCCCAATTACATCCTTTGCGATGTTCTTCACACAGCTGCAAAAAGCAAAAGGTGCAACAGAGCGTATTATTGACATTTTAGAACTGCCATTGGAAGAAGGGCAGGATGGTTTGGCAATGGATATTGCGGGCAAACCCGTTCAAGTTGTGAATGTATCATTTGCTTATGAGGAAGATGAGCCGGTCATCGGCAATGTGTCCTTCGAAGCTCAGCCTGGTGAAATGATTGCTTTTGCTGGACCAAGTGGCGGAGGAAAAACAACGATGTTCGGGTTGTTGGAACGTTTCTATGAACCAACAGCTGGTGAAATCCGCATTGGTGACACGCCCATCAAAGAGTTGTCGATGACGTCATGGCGTAGTCAAATCGGTTATGTTTCACAAGAAAGTGCCATGATGGCCGGAACGATTCGTGAAAACTTATGCTACGGTTTAGAAGATGGCGCAAGTATTTCGGATGAACGGCTGTGGGAAGTCACTGAGATGGCCTATGCGGATGAATTTATTAAAGGCTTTACGATGGGTTTGGATACAGAGGTTGGCGAGCGCGGTGTGAAGCTTTCAGGAGGACAAAGGCAACGTATTGCCATTGCACGAGCCTTTTTACGGGATCCTAAAATATTAATGATGGACGAAGCAACCGCCAGTCTCGACAGCCAATCAGAGGGCGTTGTCCAAGATGCGCTGACACGCTTAATGGAAGGGCGTACGACATTTGTCATTGCCCACAGGCTATCAACAATTGTCGATGCGGATAAAATTATTTTCATCGAGAACGGGCAAGTGACAGGTAGTGGAACACATCAGGAATTGACACAATCACATGCTTTGTATCGTGAATTTGCTGAGCAGCAATTGGCGTAG
- a CDS encoding RAxF-45 family protein, with protein sequence MLDTVYAREILLEYLATSCAITHEITPNGIRLSFLANFSNHTAV encoded by the coding sequence ATGTTGGATACTGTGTATGCACGTGAAATTTTGTTGGAATATTTAGCTACTTCATGTGCGATTACGCATGAAATTACGCCTAACGGGATACGTCTGTCCTTTTTAGCCAATTTCAGTAATCACACAGCTGTTTAG
- the abc-f gene encoding ABC-F type ribosomal protection protein, producing the protein MICTIQQISKMLGGNTIFENLSLDIKTGDKLGVVGRNGSGKTTLFKLIAGAERPDSGALHFKKGTKIGYLAQIPSFDKETTGLDVLNSAFEELKAMQAKMALLEVELADTRNEEMDKLLHVYGDLQEEFARRDGYAIDSEIDKVINGLQLQAFVGRSFSQLSGGEQTKIMLGKLLLTKPDLLLLDEPTNHLDLFAVEWLEGYLTDYPGTIVIVSHDRYFLDCVVTKVADLEEGELHLYYGNYSSFIQEKEQRLMREFQDYEEQQKKIKKMREAIKRLRLWANEANPPNAALHRRARNMERALERMEKVRKPLIDPKKMALSFEAAPRSGKEVVVMEGITKSFGQQPLLKEADFHVYWKDRTAIVGRNGSGKSTILKILLGELPVDSGLSKLGSNVKVGFLSQHFEIADPKARLIDVFRADVQVEEGESRHLLAKFMFYGPDVFKRIGDLSGGERMRLRLAQLMHQDINCLVLDEPTNHLDIESREVLEEALEDFTGTIIAVSHDRYFLNKLFTRTAWLENGAITTFDGPYNWARDKWQELQSRRVVEVVEPVVVSKPQKEVKAVNMEEEIAKLELAVISLETDMECETDWEKYESLTMEVASLKEQLASCYDKWMSEME; encoded by the coding sequence ATGATCTGTACAATTCAACAAATAAGCAAGATGCTTGGTGGTAATACGATATTTGAAAATCTTTCATTGGACATAAAAACAGGAGATAAATTAGGTGTTGTTGGACGCAATGGTAGCGGGAAAACGACTTTATTTAAGCTTATTGCGGGGGCGGAGCGACCAGATAGCGGCGCATTGCATTTTAAAAAGGGAACAAAAATTGGCTATTTAGCACAAATCCCTTCATTTGATAAAGAAACGACAGGCCTCGATGTACTGAATAGTGCTTTTGAAGAGTTAAAGGCTATGCAGGCGAAAATGGCACTGCTAGAAGTCGAGCTTGCTGACACTAGAAATGAGGAAATGGATAAGCTACTTCATGTGTACGGAGATTTGCAGGAAGAGTTTGCCCGTCGAGATGGTTATGCTATCGATTCAGAAATCGACAAGGTGATCAACGGCTTGCAATTACAAGCATTTGTCGGACGTTCTTTCTCACAATTAAGTGGTGGCGAACAAACAAAAATTATGCTCGGTAAGCTGTTATTGACGAAGCCTGATCTACTACTCTTGGATGAACCGACGAATCACTTGGATTTATTTGCGGTGGAATGGTTGGAGGGTTATTTAACAGACTATCCAGGAACAATCGTTATCGTTTCGCATGACCGTTACTTTTTAGATTGTGTCGTGACGAAGGTTGCGGATTTGGAAGAGGGAGAGCTCCATCTTTATTACGGGAATTATTCTTCTTTTATCCAGGAAAAAGAACAGCGTCTGATGCGAGAATTTCAAGATTATGAAGAGCAGCAAAAGAAGATTAAGAAAATGAGAGAAGCCATTAAGCGACTTCGGCTGTGGGCGAATGAGGCGAATCCACCGAATGCAGCATTGCACCGCCGAGCGCGCAATATGGAGCGGGCGTTGGAACGGATGGAGAAGGTGCGAAAACCGCTCATTGATCCGAAGAAAATGGCGTTGTCGTTTGAAGCTGCTCCACGCAGTGGCAAGGAAGTTGTTGTTATGGAGGGGATTACGAAATCTTTCGGGCAACAGCCACTATTGAAGGAGGCTGACTTTCATGTGTACTGGAAGGATCGGACTGCCATTGTTGGTCGCAATGGTAGCGGGAAATCAACAATCTTGAAAATTTTATTAGGCGAGTTACCGGTGGATAGTGGACTTAGCAAATTGGGGAGCAATGTGAAAGTAGGCTTTCTGTCGCAGCATTTTGAAATTGCCGATCCCAAAGCCCGTCTGATTGATGTTTTTCGGGCGGACGTCCAAGTAGAGGAAGGTGAATCGCGTCATCTACTAGCGAAATTCATGTTTTATGGACCAGATGTGTTCAAGCGCATTGGGGATTTAAGTGGTGGGGAACGGATGCGACTTCGTTTGGCGCAGCTGATGCACCAAGATATCAATTGCCTCGTGTTGGATGAACCGACAAACCATCTGGATATAGAATCACGCGAGGTCCTCGAAGAAGCGTTGGAGGATTTCACGGGCACAATCATTGCCGTTTCCCATGACCGTTACTTTTTGAATAAATTATTCACACGCACAGCATGGCTGGAGAACGGTGCCATTACGACGTTTGACGGACCGTATAACTGGGCACGTGACAAATGGCAGGAGCTTCAAAGTCGGAGGGTAGTTGAAGTCGTGGAACCTGTTGTAGTGTCGAAACCCCAAAAAGAAGTGAAGGCTGTTAATATGGAAGAAGAAATTGCGAAGTTGGAACTTGCCGTTATTTCATTAGAAACAGATATGGAATGTGAAACGGATTGGGAGAAGTATGAATCGCTAACGATGGAAGTGGCTAGTTTGAAAGAACAGCTGGCGTCTTGTTATGATAAGTGGATGAGTGAAATGGAGTAA
- a CDS encoding TetR/AcrR family transcriptional regulator has product MDRRQEILEAAAKSFSLFGYKATTMDQVAKIANVGKGTIYTFFANKEELFNAIVVKMIHEMRAEADSVSVEGAPFEQNAHARLMRMLKFRETHQLYAMLVDEEKELRTPAVIEVLETIEKEIVSYIKTKIEKAVAKGELKPCDSELVAYLLFKAYMALVADWGKTHDAELEEQRIVALLSGTIFKSLLV; this is encoded by the coding sequence ATGGATCGCAGACAAGAGATATTGGAAGCAGCGGCAAAGTCATTTTCGCTTTTCGGCTACAAGGCGACGACGATGGATCAAGTGGCCAAAATTGCGAACGTTGGAAAAGGAACCATCTACACGTTTTTTGCCAACAAAGAAGAGCTATTCAATGCGATTGTTGTGAAAATGATTCATGAGATGCGAGCAGAGGCAGATTCAGTTTCTGTCGAAGGTGCACCTTTTGAGCAAAATGCCCACGCCAGGCTAATGCGCATGCTCAAATTCCGTGAAACACACCAATTGTACGCCATGCTTGTCGATGAAGAGAAAGAACTTCGGACGCCGGCAGTCATTGAAGTGTTAGAAACGATAGAAAAAGAAATCGTTTCTTATATAAAAACCAAGATTGAAAAAGCGGTTGCCAAGGGTGAGCTGAAGCCTTGTGACAGTGAGCTTGTCGCTTATCTGTTATTTAAAGCGTATATGGCACTTGTTGCTGACTGGGGAAAAACCCATGATGCAGAGCTTGAAGAACAGCGCATTGTTGCGTTGCTGAGTGGGACAATTTTCAAAAGTCTCTTAGTCTGA
- a CDS encoding YhgE/Pip domain-containing protein, producing the protein MKKSMTRAEWKQLLRSRKMLVPMIAILFIPVLYAGMFLWAFWNPYANMDDLPVAIVDLDEGAEMDGEQLALGQELTDKLIDSKQFDFQRVKKAEAEKGLKNQEYYVVIEIPENFSEHATTLLDDEPEKLTIIYKPNEGFNFLSGQIGETAMDRIRAEVNEKVASTYAGKLFDSIVELGDGFGEAADGAGELHDGATKLAGGADELKGYLETLAGNTITLADGSDKIAKGAGDAATGADELNKGLGTLSQGSQELLAGAQKALAGASGLKEGLTNYTAGVGQLTASYGQIGQKEQEFNTAVGTLNEKSQQLNGAAGQLTGVAANVATGIEGLSKQLDPVLEGLPTEQQKAIGEALGQLKQGSAQLSGGMQELSTGTSSLTEGTTTLNGAAGQLAGAHSEALAGLGKLNGSSAQLLEGANALAAGNGDLAAGITQLAEGVTAAQQGSSDLTTGLTSLTEGTGTLKEGTDTLASKSQELAEGFVTLADGLVELDEGTLTLQEKLAETNEAASEVNPTDKTYGMVGAPVNVEKEGINLVPNYGTGFAPYFLSMGLFIGALLLSIVFPLVEPAMKPMGAFRWFTSKVSVLAVVGLLQALIAVGVVKFVLGMEIINTPLFVLTAIITSYTFIAIVQLCVSILGDTGRFVAIIILILQLTTSAGTFPLELIPAPLQFFNTFLPMTYSVQAFKGAISTGDFAALWMNNGILIGFMVACLVITFGYFALLYKKRYSRETVEA; encoded by the coding sequence ATGAAGAAATCAATGACTCGGGCGGAGTGGAAACAACTACTACGCTCACGGAAAATGCTTGTGCCGATGATTGCCATCTTGTTCATCCCTGTCTTGTATGCGGGAATGTTTTTGTGGGCGTTTTGGAATCCTTATGCCAATATGGATGATTTGCCCGTTGCGATTGTGGATTTAGACGAAGGGGCGGAAATGGATGGTGAGCAGCTGGCCTTGGGTCAGGAGCTGACCGATAAATTAATAGATAGTAAGCAGTTTGATTTCCAAAGAGTCAAGAAAGCAGAAGCGGAAAAAGGGCTCAAGAATCAGGAGTATTACGTAGTCATTGAAATACCGGAAAACTTTTCGGAGCATGCAACAACGCTACTGGATGATGAACCGGAAAAGTTGACAATTATTTATAAACCAAACGAGGGATTCAACTTCTTATCTGGACAAATTGGTGAGACAGCAATGGACCGGATTCGCGCAGAAGTGAACGAAAAAGTTGCTTCAACATATGCGGGAAAGTTATTCGATTCCATTGTGGAATTGGGTGATGGCTTTGGCGAAGCAGCAGATGGTGCAGGTGAATTGCATGACGGTGCTACAAAATTAGCAGGCGGTGCCGACGAATTAAAAGGTTATCTTGAAACATTGGCCGGTAACACCATTACACTGGCAGACGGGTCCGATAAAATCGCAAAAGGAGCGGGCGATGCAGCTACAGGTGCGGATGAGTTGAATAAAGGGCTTGGCACTTTATCGCAAGGATCACAAGAGTTGTTGGCAGGGGCGCAAAAAGCCTTAGCTGGTGCTAGTGGATTGAAAGAAGGTCTCACAAACTATACAGCTGGCGTAGGCCAACTGACAGCAAGTTACGGACAAATTGGTCAGAAGGAACAGGAATTCAATACAGCAGTAGGAACGTTGAATGAAAAATCACAGCAACTCAATGGGGCTGCGGGTCAACTAACGGGAGTAGCGGCTAATGTAGCGACTGGAATTGAAGGGTTATCAAAGCAGCTAGACCCTGTTTTGGAAGGACTTCCTACTGAGCAACAAAAAGCCATTGGAGAAGCACTTGGTCAATTGAAACAAGGGAGTGCTCAACTATCAGGTGGTATGCAGGAGTTATCTACTGGGACTTCATCGTTAACGGAAGGTACTACTACTCTAAACGGCGCTGCCGGTCAACTTGCTGGCGCACATAGTGAAGCGCTGGCGGGACTTGGTAAATTGAATGGTTCTTCTGCCCAACTTCTTGAAGGAGCGAATGCTCTTGCAGCAGGAAACGGAGACCTTGCGGCAGGGATTACGCAATTAGCAGAAGGTGTAACAGCTGCGCAGCAAGGTTCATCAGATTTGACAACTGGTCTTACTTCATTGACAGAAGGAACAGGTACGCTGAAAGAGGGAACTGATACACTCGCATCAAAATCACAAGAACTCGCTGAAGGCTTTGTCACACTAGCTGATGGACTGGTGGAGTTGGATGAAGGAACATTGACGCTTCAAGAAAAACTAGCGGAAACAAATGAAGCCGCAAGTGAAGTGAACCCGACAGACAAAACATATGGCATGGTAGGTGCACCTGTGAATGTCGAGAAAGAAGGGATTAACCTTGTACCGAACTATGGTACAGGATTTGCACCATACTTCTTGTCGATGGGATTATTTATTGGAGCCTTATTGTTGTCTATCGTCTTCCCGCTTGTCGAGCCGGCGATGAAACCAATGGGCGCATTCAGATGGTTTACGAGTAAAGTATCTGTACTCGCCGTCGTAGGTTTGTTGCAGGCACTGATCGCGGTAGGGGTTGTGAAATTCGTACTTGGAATGGAAATCATCAACACACCGTTGTTCGTTCTAACGGCAATTATCACGAGTTATACATTCATTGCGATTGTCCAACTATGCGTGTCTATCTTGGGAGATACAGGACGATTCGTTGCGATTATCATCCTCATTTTGCAGTTAACGACAAGTGCAGGGACATTCCCGCTTGAATTGATCCCAGCACCACTGCAATTCTTCAATACATTCTTGCCGATGACGTATTCTGTCCAGGCGTTTAAAGGGGCTATCTCTACTGGTGATTTTGCGGCACTTTGGATGAACAATGGAATTCTGATTGGATTCATGGTTGCGTGTCTGGTAATTACGTTCGGATATTTTGCACTATTATATAAGAAAAGATATTCAAGAGAAACAGTAGAAGCATAA
- a CDS encoding beta-propeller domain-containing protein, with product MRKSTMGFIAAILIIAGTITSSVFIQQGEVVAATDTTTNQGWSKVFFKTVKKSDLFVTNDQGKRVAAEITVSNKGKTAHIKGIEPGSYTLHVKPRTVDGNQYGTHTFKFRMDEVLPKVATEKELVAYFERVKKQQSILFNAPQEAAKEKLETADSAKESSAGSSDHSTTNNQVAGVDEADMVKTDGEYIYAVVGEGKVTITDIRDSKNIQMATSIKMEEGFYPSQLFLHGKTLVVLGEKHTPYREGKQAASSDRMMPVNSMTTVRLYDVSNPKSPSLLREFGAEGYLSGARKAGDMLYFVTNVHPYFWTMDQFDGDVLRPSMYDSKESSDKQLIDYKNITILPGATEPSYSVITAINLSSPTTNKVVTKGYLGSSEQLYMSKDNLYLTATTYEQQQASNTGTSNMTMMWNPGVANTELFKFTLKGTDVTFHSSAELKGRLLNQFSMDEYKGNFRVVMTEGTMWDDKNPSKNHLFILDQNMKMTGSVEGLAKGERIYSARFMGDKAYMVTFRETDPLFVIDVANPRAPKVLGELKIPGFSNYLHPLDENHLIGFGYETVAEKNPNGGEPFILTMGMKISLFDITDFTNPKEQDTEIIGGRGTYSPIQYDHKALFQHKDRSLYGFPVMVYDEIGKDHYVELQSMGALVYEITPENGIVLKGDLLTKNTRGEQYMEWEEQIHRMLYSKDELYTISMKGINNYSLDTFAPIGSVKID from the coding sequence TTGAGAAAATCGACAATGGGGTTCATTGCGGCTATTTTGATTATAGCAGGTACCATTACTTCTTCTGTTTTCATCCAACAAGGGGAAGTAGTAGCAGCGACTGATACGACTACAAATCAAGGATGGAGCAAGGTTTTTTTCAAAACTGTTAAAAAGAGCGATCTCTTCGTCACGAATGATCAAGGAAAACGAGTGGCGGCGGAAATTACAGTGAGTAACAAAGGAAAGACGGCTCATATAAAAGGAATCGAACCAGGTTCTTACACACTTCATGTCAAGCCAAGGACGGTAGATGGTAATCAATACGGCACACATACATTCAAGTTCAGGATGGATGAAGTACTGCCGAAGGTTGCTACAGAAAAGGAGTTAGTCGCCTATTTTGAGCGTGTGAAAAAACAACAGTCTATTTTGTTTAATGCGCCGCAAGAAGCAGCTAAAGAAAAATTGGAAACGGCGGACTCTGCAAAAGAAAGCTCTGCAGGCTCTTCTGACCATTCGACGACGAATAACCAAGTCGCCGGTGTTGATGAAGCTGACATGGTCAAAACAGATGGCGAATATATTTACGCAGTTGTTGGGGAAGGGAAAGTAACGATAACAGACATCCGTGATTCGAAAAACATCCAAATGGCTACGAGTATCAAAATGGAAGAGGGCTTTTATCCGTCACAATTATTTCTTCACGGCAAAACGCTAGTCGTTCTTGGGGAGAAGCATACGCCTTATCGGGAGGGAAAACAAGCAGCCTCCAGTGATAGAATGATGCCAGTCAATAGTATGACGACAGTGCGATTGTATGATGTTTCGAATCCGAAAAGTCCATCCCTACTCCGGGAATTTGGAGCGGAGGGCTATTTGAGCGGTGCGCGAAAAGCAGGAGATATGCTGTACTTTGTCACAAATGTCCATCCATATTTCTGGACGATGGACCAGTTTGATGGAGATGTATTGCGCCCGAGTATGTACGATTCTAAAGAAAGCTCAGACAAACAGCTAATCGATTATAAAAATATTACGATTTTACCAGGTGCGACAGAGCCTTCGTATTCTGTTATTACGGCTATCAATTTATCCTCGCCGACTACGAATAAAGTTGTGACAAAAGGGTATTTAGGTAGTAGTGAACAGCTGTATATGTCGAAAGACAATCTTTATCTGACTGCTACAACTTACGAACAACAGCAAGCTTCAAATACAGGTACTTCGAATATGACGATGATGTGGAATCCAGGTGTGGCAAACACCGAGTTGTTCAAATTCACATTAAAAGGAACCGATGTGACATTCCACAGTTCTGCAGAGCTCAAGGGTAGATTGCTCAACCAATTTTCAATGGATGAGTATAAAGGTAATTTCCGTGTTGTCATGACAGAAGGAACTATGTGGGATGACAAAAATCCGTCTAAAAATCATCTGTTCATTTTGGATCAAAACATGAAGATGACAGGCTCTGTTGAAGGACTTGCGAAGGGAGAACGCATCTATTCGGCACGTTTCATGGGGGATAAAGCGTATATGGTGACGTTCCGTGAAACGGATCCACTCTTTGTCATTGATGTAGCGAACCCTAGGGCGCCAAAGGTACTTGGAGAACTGAAAATCCCTGGCTTCAGTAATTACTTGCATCCACTGGATGAGAATCATCTCATCGGATTCGGTTATGAAACAGTTGCCGAGAAGAATCCAAACGGTGGTGAGCCATTCATTTTGACGATGGGTATGAAGATTTCACTGTTTGACATTACTGATTTTACTAATCCAAAAGAACAGGACACAGAAATTATTGGTGGCCGAGGAACGTATTCGCCAATTCAATATGATCATAAGGCGTTGTTCCAGCATAAGGACCGTAGCTTGTATGGTTTTCCAGTTATGGTTTACGATGAAATCGGAAAAGATCATTATGTTGAACTTCAAAGCATGGGAGCACTTGTTTACGAAATTACGCCTGAAAATGGAATTGTTCTGAAGGGCGATCTATTAACAAAAAATACACGTGGTGAACAGTATATGGAGTGGGAAGAACAAATTCATCGTATGCTTTACAGCAAAGATGAATTGTATACGATTTCGATGAAGGGGATAAACAATTATTCATTGGATACATTTGCTCCTATCGGTAGCGTGAAGATTGATTGA
- a CDS encoding threonine/serine exporter family protein, which yields MAIDCCLLAGRLMMEAGAETYRVEDTMERIAVTQKLSATHSFVTPTGIIFTPGSPYHTKLIRIKRRSTDLEKVALVNDVSRRLSADEYTLEEAYAKLQEIEQTNVMFPLWLQIIAAAVASGCFLILYEGVWSDVPAAFFAGGVGFIIATKIQELTKVSFFAEFIAALFIGLIGFSAISVGLGTELDKIIIGSVMPLVPGLLITNAVRDLMAGHFVSGLSKGAEAFLTAFAIGAGVALVLSF from the coding sequence ATGGCGATAGATTGTTGTCTGCTTGCGGGACGATTGATGATGGAGGCTGGCGCTGAAACGTATCGTGTAGAGGATACGATGGAACGCATAGCCGTCACGCAGAAGCTATCTGCGACACATAGTTTTGTAACGCCGACAGGCATTATTTTTACGCCAGGGAGTCCGTATCATACAAAACTAATACGGATTAAAAGACGGTCGACGGATCTTGAAAAAGTGGCGCTTGTCAATGATGTTTCTCGCAGGTTATCTGCGGATGAATATACACTCGAAGAAGCTTATGCCAAGCTACAAGAAATCGAACAAACAAATGTCATGTTCCCATTGTGGTTACAAATCATTGCGGCGGCCGTTGCAAGCGGCTGTTTTCTTATTTTATACGAAGGTGTTTGGTCGGATGTTCCTGCGGCATTTTTCGCAGGTGGTGTTGGATTTATCATTGCTACAAAAATCCAAGAGCTAACGAAAGTAAGTTTTTTCGCCGAGTTCATTGCGGCATTGTTTATCGGTCTCATTGGTTTCAGCGCAATCTCTGTAGGGCTTGGTACCGAGTTGGATAAAATCATTATCGGGTCAGTCATGCCACTCGTTCCGGGTCTGCTCATAACAAACGCAGTACGGGATTTGATGGCAGGTCATTTTGTCTCTGGATTATCGAAAGGTGCCGAGGCATTTTTGACGGCTTTTGCAATTGGTGCTGGCGTGGCACTTGTATTATCTTTTTGA